A window of the Penaeus monodon isolate SGIC_2016 chromosome 38, NSTDA_Pmon_1, whole genome shotgun sequence genome harbors these coding sequences:
- the LOC119597047 gene encoding protein rtoA-like has product MLVRALLLLISAVACGNSAHIARADAAWESLGCDVGVEVTPPETPGSLPVLTLCQTQCQSQLDQTWFVGSVYRHEEWLASEYGLMVEVTYDKDNTMSCHLIPTQPKSDLLSKFTSCTTENIATESPSGTETSSGTESPSGTETSSGTESPSGTETSSGTESPSGTETSSGTESPSGTEASSGTESPSGTEASSGTESPSGTEASSGTESPSGTEASSGTESPSGTETSSGTESPSGTEASSGTESPSGTETSSETESPSGTETSSGTESPPGTETPAASSSTEGSSDTASPGNENSPDSGLPTAGPETSTTLHGSSSTDASSSTKVNCVQETAPSPMLVCPEGWNLYDRSCYHVSTEKGSWDEGQQYCRSVNSTYAKISDHDENTFVVSLLTDTTWIGLEDQDKEGIYFWDGDSIPKSSDSYADWGDGEPNNFRNEDCVEINAFIGYFWNDKKCSTERMFACKREADVVYV; this is encoded by the exons ATGCTGGTCCGTGCTCTGCTCTTGCTCATCTCCGCTGTGGCA TGCGGCAACAGTGCGCACATCGCGAGGGCGGACGCAGCCTGGGAGAGCCTGGGGTGTGATGTGGGCGTCGAAGTGACACCCCCTGAGACCCCCGGCAGCCTCCCGGTCCTGACCCTGTGCCAGACGCAGTGCCAGTCTCAGCTCGACCAG ACATGGTTCGTGGGGTCAGTGTACAGGCACGAGGAGTGGCTGGCGAGCGAATACGGTCTCATGGTGGAAGTCACGTACGACAAGGACAACACGATGTCCTGTCATTTGATACCCACTCAGCCTA AGTCTGACCTCCTAAGTAAATTCACTAGCTGCACAACCGAGAACATTGCCACTGAAAGTCCCTCAGGAACGGAAACTTCTTCTGGAACTGAAAGTCCTTCAGGAACGGAAACTTCTTCTGGAACTGAAAGTCCTTCAGGAACAGAAACTTCTTCTGGAACTGAAAGTCCTTCAGGAACGGAAACTTCTTCTGGAACTGAAAGTCCTTCAGGAACGGAAGCTTCTTCTGGAACTGAAAGTCCTTCAGGAACGGAAGCTTCTTCTGGAACTGAAAGTCCTTCAGGAACGGAAGCTTCTTCTGGAACTGAAAGTCCTTCAGGAACGGAAGCTTCTTCTGGAACTGAAAGTCCTTCAGGAACGGAAACTTCTTCTGGAACTGAAAGTCCTTCAGGAACGGAAGCTTCTTCTGGAACTGAAAGTCCTTCAGGAACGGAAACTTCTTCCGAAACTGAAAGTCCCTCAGGAACGGAAACTTCTTCTGGAACTGAAAGTCCTCCAGGAACGGAAACTCCTGCCGCTTCTTCCAGCACCGAAGGCTCCTCAGACACAGCCAGCCCCGGAAATGAGAATTCCCCCGACAGCGGGCTGCCAACGGCCGGACCCGAGACTTCGACCACCCTCCACGGAAGCTCATCCACCGATGCTTCTTCCTCAACGAAGGTCAACTGCGTCCAGGAAACCGCTCCATCGCCTATGTTGGTTTGCCCTGAAGGATGGAACCTCTACGACCGGTCCTGCTACCACGTCAGCACTGAGAAGGGCTCGTGGGACGAGGGTCAGCAGTACTGCAGGAGTGTCAACAGCACCTACGCCAAGATCTCTGACCATGACGAGAATACCTTCGTTGTCA GTCTTCTGACAGATACTACGTGGATAGGGCTCGAGGATCAGGACAAGGAAGGAATCTACTTCTGGGATGGCGATTCCATCCCGAAATCCTCTGATTCATATGCCGA TTGGGGCGACGGTGAGCCCAATAACTTCAGAAACGAAGATTGCGTGGAGATCAATGCTTTCATTGGATACTTTTGGAACGATAAGAAATGCTCAACAGAGAGAAT gTTTGCTTGCAAGAGAGAGGCTGATGTCGTCTACGTTTAA